In the genome of Chitinophagales bacterium, the window ATACTATATTCGGTGGAGAGTCATATTCTAAATCAGTACAATGGGGCTATCACAGGCTGCCTGGATTTGGTTCTGTTAAACGTAATGACATAGTAGTATTCAACTTTCCTAATGGCGATACTGTAGTAAAAGAGGCACCTGAGCAGGACTACTACGCTCTGTGCCGTGAATATGGCAGAAATACTGTTGTCGGATTAAATTCAATTATTGTTCGCCCTGTTGACAAAAAAGACAACTATATCAAGCGCTGCGTAGCTGTTTCGGGCGACAAACTGCAGATAAAAAATGGTGTTGTGTTTATCAATGATGAACCGGCAAAGCTGTTCCCGCACGCACAAAGCACCTATGAAGTAGTAACGGGCAATCTGGGTCTGTCCTCTGAGTTTCTCGAAGACAATCACATTGAACGTGAAGGCTCGCTGGGTCCCAACCGTTATATGCTGACGCTGGAGAACGACCAACTGGATATGATGTCAAAACAACCCGGAGTAGTATCTGTAGCTCCGCTCAACGATCCTGCGGGTTATGTACCCGCTAATCCTATCGCATGGGTTTTCCCACACGATACGGCCAATTTTAAATGGAACAGGGATAATTATGGACCACTGGTGATACCTAAAGAAGGTGCTACCGTGCAGCTGACCCCTGAAAACATAGCTATATACCGCAGGCTGATTAAAATATACGAGCACAATAATTTTGAAGAGCGCGATGGTAAGTTCTTTATCGATGGTAAAGAGATCACTTCCTACACGTTCAAAATGAACTATTACTGGATGATGGGTGATAACAGGCACAACTCTGCCGACTCCCGCTACTGGGGCTTTGTACCTGTCGACCATGTAGTAGGTAAAGCTTCGTTTGTATGGATGAGCCACGAGAACGGCCTGAGATGGAACAGGCTGATGCGCACTGTCTCTCACCTGAGTGAATAATATTAAACAATGAAATATCTAAAGCTGCTAACCCTCGCATTAGGCGTATGCCTGATGTCGTGCGGCGATGAAGAAAAGCCTGTGGACAATAGTAGTACCGATATTACCCGGGAAGTAAATAAAGGCGAACAGTTGTTCAACAACTATTGCCTGCAATGCCATGCGCTGGACAAAGACAAGATAGGTCCTCCGCTGAAAGGCGCTTTCTCACACTGGGATAATGACACTGCCCGCATAAGAGCTTTTATCATGAATGCCGGAGCAAGTATCCGTTCCGGCGACCCAAGGGCCGTACAGGTAGCGCAAGACTGGAACAATGCCATGATGACCCCGATGCCGCATCTGAGCAACCAGGATGTGAATGCTATACTGGAATACATAGCAGAATAGCAGGTTACGATTATTGTTCCTATTTTTATGGCATTATTACTATAGATATGTCTGAAACGATCGCCCCTGAACAGGGTTTATTTGAGCAGGAGAAAAAAACGGCCATGCAGGCCATCTCGCAGGCGCAATTCATTGCATTTGCTCCGTACATCTTTAATGCGTCGGTGTTACTCAGAGATAGTGGTATTTTAACCACAGTAGAAGCAGCACGCCTTAATGGTATCACATTGGAAGATGTGGTGGCTAAAGTAAATATGTCACACTACGGTGTACGTATCCTGCTGGAAGCAGGCCTGGGTATAGGACTGGTACTCAGGAGAGATGGCAAATATTTCCTCTCTAAGACAGGACACTTTTTCCTGAACGACCAGATGACACGCGTGAACACCGATTTCATGCGCGATGTATGCTATGAAGGAGCCAAAGAATTAGAAAGTTCTATTAAGAACAGCAAGCCGGAAGGGTTAAAATATCTGGGCGACTGGCCTACTATCTACCAGGGACTATCCATGCTGCCTGAACCTGCAAAGAAAAGCTGGTTCGATTTTGATCATTATTACAGCGACCATACTTTCCCTGAGGCTATGCCTATGATATTTGAACACCAACCTAAAAAGGTGATGGACATAGGCGCCAATACAGGCAAATTCTCCCTTGCCTGCCTGAACTACAACAGTGATGTAGAACTGGGACTGGTAGACCTGGGTATTCAGCTGAAAGTAGCTGAGAAAAATTTGACTGATAAAGGCTTCGCAGGCAGGGTACAGTACCACGAACGGAACGTACTGGATAAAAATTCTGAATTGCCCTCAGGATACGACATTATATGGATGAGTCAATTCCTGGATTGCTTCTCTGACGATGAAATAGTATTCATACTAGAGAAATGCCACCGTGCACTAAATGAGAACGGACGTGTATTTATCAACGAATTGTTCTGGGACAGGCAAAAGTTTGAAGCCTCGGCCTTCAGCCTGCAAATGACCTCATTATATTTTACCACTATGGCCAATGGCAACAGCCAGATGTATGACAGTAAAATATTCCTCCAACTAATCGATAAAGCCGGCTTCGATATCGTGACACAGAAAGACAATATCGGGCAGGTGCACAGTGTATTGGAACTAAAAAAGAAATAAGCAGTATAATTCTATAGAACATGAACATAGGTAAAGAGGTAGATGTTTTGGTAATAGGCGCCGGCCCCTCAGGCACTATTGCAGCATCTATCATTAAGCAGTCAGGTTTGACTGTTGAGATCGTCGAGAAAATGCAGTTCCCCCGCTTTGTGATAGGCGAAAGCCTGCTGCCCCGTTGTATGGAGGCACTGGAAGAAGCCAAATTCCTCGATGCTGTAAAAGCAAAAGGTTTCCAGCAAAAAGATGGAGCAAAATTTGTGATGAATGGCAGAGTGTGTGATTTCACCTTCTCGCAACAACACACAAAAGGCTGGGGATGGACATGGCAGGTACCTCGTGCCGATTTTGACAAGACACTGGCTGATGAGTGTGAAAAGATGGGCATACCGGTTCACTATCAAACAGAAGTAACCAATATCGAAATATTTGACGACCACTCTATCACAACAATAAAAACAGCGGACGGCGCCACGCAAACCATCAGGGCAAAATTCATTGTGGACGGCAGTGGCTATGGCAGGGTAATACCCCGCTTGTTCGGGTTAGAGAAACCATCTCACCTGAAACAACGCAAAACGCTGTTCTGTCACATGACAGACCCCAAACGTCATACCGTGTTTGAGCCGAACCGCATTACGGCTATAGTACACAACCCCGATACATGGATATGGGTAATACCTTTCTCCAATGGATTAACATCTGTAGGTTATGTAGGCGAACCTGAATTTTTTGAGCAGTTCACCGGAACGCCGGAAGAACAATTTCGTGCTTTGTTGAACGCACAGCCTGAACTGGCAGAGCGTTTCGATGAATCAGAAATGGCATGGGAGCCCCGTACTCTGCAAAGCTGGAGTGCCACTACCGAAACTTTCTATGGTAAGGGCTTTGTGCTGACAGGCAACGTAACGGAGTTCCTCGACCCGATATTTTCATCAGGTGTAACACTGGCCGCCGTATCGGCACAACTGGCTGCAAAGCTGGTCATCAAACAACTGAATGGCGAAAATGTAGATTGGGAAGCAAGTTATATGCAACCGATGATGCAGGGCATAGATGTGTTCCGCACTTATGTGAACAGGTGGTACGATGGCACATTGTATAAGATATTCTTTAGCGAAGGCAAGCAAGAGCAGATAATCGGGCAGATATGTTCTGTACTGGCGGGCTACGTTTGGGACGAGACCAATCCTTTCGTCATCAATCGAGAAAAGAACCTGCCGACACTGGCGCGCTTTTTAGAAACTATGAACAAGACTACGACCTGATCGTTATAAACACAACATTTGGATCTATCAATCAACAATTGGATACACTTTAACAACTCATCCGCAACAAAAGACGGCGACGTAATTTTGCAGGATGAATATGCCGGTGTAAAAGAACCGCAGGAACTCTACAGGCTGATGTCTTTCAGCTATATGAAGTTCTTCAAGATGGATATGCTCTGCAAATGGGCATGGTTGGGCGCTGAAACCTTATTGACAAAAGAAGGGGGGCATGTGTACGATGGCATAGATAAAAACAAAATAGCTGTAGTACTCCTGACACAGAATGGCTGCATAGATGTAGACAAAAAGTACAAAGCAACCATGTCTGATATTCCCAGCCCGGCATTATTTGTATATACATTGCCCAATATCATGCTGGGCGAGATATGTATCAGGCATGGGTTCAAAGGTGAACAGCTCTGCCTGGTATCAGACGGCTTTAATGCGGAGGAACTGCACTTCTGGGTAAACGACCTGTTGCGGAACAGGGGTATGGAGGCCTGTATTTGCGGTTTTGCAGATGGCTACGACAACAATAAGGATGTTTGTTTGTTTTGGATAACAAAGCAGGATGGTAACACTCCTTTTACAAAAGAAAAACTGAACGAACTGTATAATCAATAACTGATGGCAGCTTACGTGGTAAATACCGGGCTTATTACTTCTATCGGCAACTCAACCGAAGAGTGCCTGCGGTCATTATTGCAGGGCAAGACCGGAGTGGGCAAGGCGGAATATCTTATAACACACTGGCAGGACGAACTGCCTGTAGCTGAAGTAAAAAAGACAAACGCGGAATTGGCAGAGATGACAGGTGCTGATGCAAAATGGCCACGTACGGCATTGCTCAGCGCCATCGCCGTGCAGGAAGCTTTGACGCCATTCAAAGAAAAAATATCCGGCTTGCGTACAGGTTTCTTCTCCGCCAACACGGTTGGAGGTATGGACCTGACCGAGCAGGTTTATAAAGATTTCATCAACAGCGCCGAAGCGGTTGACTTTGGCAATATCATCAACCATGAATGTGGTGCTGTTACAGATGTAGTAGCCTCACATTTCGGACTGGATGATTTCACTACCACCATCAGTACGGCATGTTCTTCATCTGCCAATAGTATTATGATGGCTACGCAGATGATCAACAACGGTATGCTGGATATGGCTATTGCGGGCGGTGCGGACAGTATGTCTAAGTTCACGCTCAATGGCTTCAACACCCTGATGATACTGGACAAACAACCCTGCCAGCCATTTGATAATGAGCGCCGTGGGTTGAACCTTGGTGAAGGTGCAGGCTACGTAGTATTGATGAGTGAAAAAGCCATGCAGCAATGCGGCGCTAAAGGCATATGTATCGTCAGTGGCTATGCAAACGCCAATGATGCTTATCACCAGACGGCTTCATCCCCCGACGGCATAGGCAACAAACTGGCTATGGGCAACGCATTGAAAAAAGCAGGCCTGCAACCCAAAGATATTGACTACATCAACCTGCATGGCACAGGTACAGCCAATAATGACAGCAGCGAAGGCAAAGCGGTTGAGGCGATATTTGAAGGCTGTATCCCGAAAGCGTCTTCTACCAAAGCATTCACAGGGCATACACTCGGTGCTGCCGGCGGTGTTGAGGCGGTATTCAGTACGCTGAGCATCCGCGATGGCGTTGTATTCCCTAACCTACGCTGGCAAAACCAGATGGAAGACATCAACTGGCAGGTAGTAACCGAACTGCAGACCGGGCTGGAGATACGTAATGTATTATCCAACTCATTTGGTTTTGGCGGCAATTGTTCATCATTGATCTTCTCAAAGTGCTGATATGGATTTGTATATAAACAGTGTGGGTGTCATCAGCGGGGCGGGCAATAACATGTCCGGCGGATTCTTATCAACGAAACCCGACTACTCCACCCATGTGCTATTAAGTGTAGAACCTGACTATAAAGAATATATCCCTGTAATGCAACTGCGCCGCATGAGCAAAATAGTGCGCAGGGGCGTAGTAGCTGCCAAAACAGCCATGCAAAATGCAGGCATTGAAAAGCCGGACGCCTTCAGTATTGGTACGGCCTATGGCTGCCTGCAGGATACGGAAAGTTTCCTGGGCAAGATGATAGAACAGAATGAACAGATGCTTACACCTACTGCGTTTATCCAATCCACCCACAACACCGTTGGCGGGCAGATAGCACTGCTGGCAGGGTGCAACGGTCATAACCTCACCTATGTACATCGCGGCCATTCGTTTGAGCATGCCATGCTGAATGCTGCACTATACCTTGATGAACATCCCGGAGAAAATGTACTGGTCGGCGGCATTGACGAGCTTACAGACAACAGTATAAAAGCGTTACAGATAGCAGGGCTGATAACAAAAGATCACCTGGCTACAGATGACGTGATCAATGGGAGTAATGATGCAACGGTTGGTGGTGAAGGTGCTGCATTCTTTTCTGTAACACAAAAGCCCCTTACAGATAAATACATCAGCATAAAAGCGCTGGATATATTCAAAGCTAAAGATGAGCATACTGCGCTGGAAAAAGTGAAACGCTTTGCTGACAATCATAAAGATATTGATATCGACCTGTACTTATCAGGCCGCAACGGAGATAAAAAATACTTGCAGTTCTACAGCAGCGTAAGAACAGAGATATACCCTATGGTTGCTGATGCTCAATTTAAATTCTGTTGCGGGGAATATCCCGTTGCGGGGTCTTTCGCACTGGCTATGCTTTTCGAATGCCTGGAGATGCATGGTTGCGTTCCGGAATTTATAGAACTGGCACGCCCCACGGGAAAATAAAGAATGTGGTATTGGTAAATAACTTCGGGTCATATCACAGCTGCTGGCTGCTGGAATTACCGCGTAGGCTCAAGGCAGATGTTTTTTGTCGTAGCCTAGTGCCAGTGTTTTTGTTGGCATCATCAACCATTGCTTTCAACCACACAGCATAAAGCAGGCATTGGGCAGGTTCTTAATCAGGTCTTCGTATACTTATGAACATACCTGTCCTCCCATTCCTCTCGGGATAAGACGAAGGATAATTAAGTTTCCATCTGTTTTTCCAGTTCCTTCATCTCTTCAGATAAAAGGTCTTCCTGTTTGCGTGTGCCAAACACAAGGTGCAGTTTTCCGTGTGGACATTGTTTTCCTGGATATAATGTATCATACTCCTGAAAGGTGCTTACCCAGTTACACACCATGAACAGATTCTCCGGTATTTCGTCGTGCAGCCAAAACACCCCTGCGGACCGCGCACCACCAACTCTGAACTACCACTACATCGTTGAAAATATATTCTGTTGCACCTCTTCAGGTACACCACCACCAGTTCTATCACATTGGTACCATCCGGCATCGAAGTGCTATAACTGCGCCATCGCTTGTTGCGCTTTCATGTATGGGTAGATCGGCGACAAACTGCCCGGTTTGAAATCAAAACGCTCAGTTTCGGGCAACTCGCCAGTAACGCCGTGTAATAGGCGTTGCCTGTTCTATTCTGGTTACTATCGCTTTTGCCATTGAGGTAGCATAATATAAAGTTGCACAAATTAATCTGTTGAGCCGGCGTGGTTTCTTTGTTTGTCAGGTTCTGCCCATATAGCATAACCACGTATCCACATCATCAGCTCCAGTGTTGAAGCCTTGAGTGCATAATCCGGTTCCATAGGGTTATTTGATAAAAGTAATGGCAGAGTCGCGGGTTGATCCATAACTTTCATCACAAGGTCAGGGTTATATCTTATGGCAATATACTTCTGCACTCCATGGCCTTAAAAGACCCATGAATGTTTATCCTTTTCTCTGTCCCGATATACGTGCTGCCAGCTCTGAGGATAGCTCCATCTGGTAATACCATCGCCTCGCACCACCTATAACTTTCGGTTTACGCTCCGCATCCTGTATCGATTTTTATAGGTGTGCAAACTCTTCATGTTCCTTCTGTACTCTCCAGTTCAGGCAATATCTCTACCCCATCCAGCGTATAAGAAAGTGTTGCCAGTGTTATTACAGCAGGAGCTACTCCCGGAGAAGCCAGCGTTTTTTTAGTGGCATAATAAGCCATCATATGTATGATTGTATCTCCGTAAATAGCTTTCAACTTATAGCAACCGTTGTTATCTGTAACTGCGCCGTCAACGGTTCTCTTGTTCACTACTATTACCCCTTGTAGTGCCTTACCGGCCTCGTCACGTACTATGCCCTGTGTAAACTGCGCCGATACAGTCAGCGGTAATATGCAAATCAGTATGTACAACAACAGTTTCATATCTACTCTTTTATTTGTTCAACAAGGCTATCATTTATCCTGGGTATTCCTGTTGAATCTATCACCTTCAGCCACTCACGATAGTGATACCGTATCCACATCTTCATTTCCAGGTCGGTAGCCGCACGGGCATAATCATAAGGCATCGGGTATGCATTCATAAAATGCCCTAAGCTATCACCCTGCATACCTGTCATCTCTGCTACCAGTTCGGGCGTATAGCGTGTATCAATAAATCGGGCATCCTCCCATTGGTTGAATTTTTTCTGGAATTTAAATATCTGCTTGCTCCGTTTATTGAACTTTTCGGCCACAAACGAAAAAGGACTGCCCAGTACACTGCTTTTACTCCTTGACAAGAAAGGTCGATATGTCTTCACATTCTCAATGGAGTCTATCTGGTACTGCGTATAGTCAGGCATCAGTATCACTTCCTGCAGCCTGTAACTAATAGCCTCAAGGTTTATATCCGCAGTATATACCCCCACGCTGATCGGCATCTGGTACTGTGCCGCTTTATAGCCTATATATGAGAAGGCCACCTTGTCTCCCGCAACAGCCTGTATAGTAAAATATCCCTCCGGGTTGCTGTAGGTTGACTTTTGTGTACTCAGGTTTACTACCGTTACCGGGTACAAAGGCTGGCCACTGCCTTTTTCTGTCACCCTGCCCTTCAGCGTTTGTGCAACACCGGGCAGCGGGGCAAGAAAGCATAATATGGCCAGTAGTCGGTACAAGTATATTCTATAATAAGCAAATGTAACATACAAGGCTTTCTATCCGAAGCTTATACCCCTGTTTTGACAATACTTTATGAACAATTTAGCCTGAGACATGGATAAGTAAGCCGTTTGTTTTTATTTTGTCCTAAAATCAAGAATTATGTCAAGTCCGTCATTTTACACAAGGTTACAGTCTGAGCTAAAAGAAATTGAAGACGCCGGTTTATATAAAAAAGAACGTTTTATTGAATCTGAGCAGGGAGCGGAAATAACCGTGAATGGCAAACAAGTGCTGAATTTCTGTGCCAACAACTACCTTGGGTTGTCATCGCACCCTAAAGTAATAGAAGCGGCACATAAAACAATTGACAGTCGTGGTTACGGTATGAGCTCCGTACGTTTCATATGCGGCACCCAGGATATTCATAAAGAACTGGAAGAAAAGATCTCGAAATTCGTAGGTGCAGAAGATACTATTCTATACGTTGCCTGCTTTGATGCCAACGGTGGTGTGTTCGAGCCTTTGCTCAACGATCAGGATGTTATCATTTCTGATGAGCTGAATCACGCCTCTATCATCGATGGTGTACGCTTGTGTAAAGCACAACGTGCGCGTTACAGGCACAACAATATGGCCGAATTAGAGGAGCAACTGAAAGCCTACACAGGAGCCCGTACACGCCTTATTGTTACCGACTCTGTTTTCTCAATGGATGGCACTATAGCACAACTCGATAAAATATGCGATTTGGCTGATA includes:
- the lepB gene encoding signal peptidase I produces the protein MRLAFWKKKDQKDKKKKSVLREWLDAGLFAVVAATIIRTFLIEAYTIPTGSMEGSLLVNDYLFVSKVAYGPRIPNTPIAVPLVHNTIFGGESYSKSVQWGYHRLPGFGSVKRNDIVVFNFPNGDTVVKEAPEQDYYALCREYGRNTVVGLNSIIVRPVDKKDNYIKRCVAVSGDKLQIKNGVVFINDEPAKLFPHAQSTYEVVTGNLGLSSEFLEDNHIEREGSLGPNRYMLTLENDQLDMMSKQPGVVSVAPLNDPAGYVPANPIAWVFPHDTANFKWNRDNYGPLVIPKEGATVQLTPENIAIYRRLIKIYEHNNFEERDGKFFIDGKEITSYTFKMNYYWMMGDNRHNSADSRYWGFVPVDHVVGKASFVWMSHENGLRWNRLMRTVSHLSE
- a CDS encoding cytochrome c, translating into MKYLKLLTLALGVCLMSCGDEEKPVDNSSTDITREVNKGEQLFNNYCLQCHALDKDKIGPPLKGAFSHWDNDTARIRAFIMNAGASIRSGDPRAVQVAQDWNNAMMTPMPHLSNQDVNAILEYIAE
- a CDS encoding methyltransferase — its product is MSETIAPEQGLFEQEKKTAMQAISQAQFIAFAPYIFNASVLLRDSGILTTVEAARLNGITLEDVVAKVNMSHYGVRILLEAGLGIGLVLRRDGKYFLSKTGHFFLNDQMTRVNTDFMRDVCYEGAKELESSIKNSKPEGLKYLGDWPTIYQGLSMLPEPAKKSWFDFDHYYSDHTFPEAMPMIFEHQPKKVMDIGANTGKFSLACLNYNSDVELGLVDLGIQLKVAEKNLTDKGFAGRVQYHERNVLDKNSELPSGYDIIWMSQFLDCFSDDEIVFILEKCHRALNENGRVFINELFWDRQKFEASAFSLQMTSLYFTTMANGNSQMYDSKIFLQLIDKAGFDIVTQKDNIGQVHSVLELKKK
- a CDS encoding FAD-dependent oxidoreductase: MNIGKEVDVLVIGAGPSGTIAASIIKQSGLTVEIVEKMQFPRFVIGESLLPRCMEALEEAKFLDAVKAKGFQQKDGAKFVMNGRVCDFTFSQQHTKGWGWTWQVPRADFDKTLADECEKMGIPVHYQTEVTNIEIFDDHSITTIKTADGATQTIRAKFIVDGSGYGRVIPRLFGLEKPSHLKQRKTLFCHMTDPKRHTVFEPNRITAIVHNPDTWIWVIPFSNGLTSVGYVGEPEFFEQFTGTPEEQFRALLNAQPELAERFDESEMAWEPRTLQSWSATTETFYGKGFVLTGNVTEFLDPIFSSGVTLAAVSAQLAAKLVIKQLNGENVDWEASYMQPMMQGIDVFRTYVNRWYDGTLYKIFFSEGKQEQIIGQICSVLAGYVWDETNPFVINREKNLPTLARFLETMNKTTT
- a CDS encoding 3-oxoacyl-ACP synthase, whose amino-acid sequence is MDLSINNWIHFNNSSATKDGDVILQDEYAGVKEPQELYRLMSFSYMKFFKMDMLCKWAWLGAETLLTKEGGHVYDGIDKNKIAVVLLTQNGCIDVDKKYKATMSDIPSPALFVYTLPNIMLGEICIRHGFKGEQLCLVSDGFNAEELHFWVNDLLRNRGMEACICGFADGYDNNKDVCLFWITKQDGNTPFTKEKLNELYNQ
- a CDS encoding beta-ketoacyl-[acyl-carrier-protein] synthase family protein, with amino-acid sequence MAAYVVNTGLITSIGNSTEECLRSLLQGKTGVGKAEYLITHWQDELPVAEVKKTNAELAEMTGADAKWPRTALLSAIAVQEALTPFKEKISGLRTGFFSANTVGGMDLTEQVYKDFINSAEAVDFGNIINHECGAVTDVVASHFGLDDFTTTISTACSSSANSIMMATQMINNGMLDMAIAGGADSMSKFTLNGFNTLMILDKQPCQPFDNERRGLNLGEGAGYVVLMSEKAMQQCGAKGICIVSGYANANDAYHQTASSPDGIGNKLAMGNALKKAGLQPKDIDYINLHGTGTANNDSSEGKAVEAIFEGCIPKASSTKAFTGHTLGAAGGVEAVFSTLSIRDGVVFPNLRWQNQMEDINWQVVTELQTGLEIRNVLSNSFGFGGNCSSLIFSKC
- a CDS encoding beta-ketoacyl synthase chain length factor, encoding MDLYINSVGVISGAGNNMSGGFLSTKPDYSTHVLLSVEPDYKEYIPVMQLRRMSKIVRRGVVAAKTAMQNAGIEKPDAFSIGTAYGCLQDTESFLGKMIEQNEQMLTPTAFIQSTHNTVGGQIALLAGCNGHNLTYVHRGHSFEHAMLNAALYLDEHPGENVLVGGIDELTDNSIKALQIAGLITKDHLATDDVINGSNDATVGGEGAAFFSVTQKPLTDKYISIKALDIFKAKDEHTALEKVKRFADNHKDIDIDLYLSGRNGDKKYLQFYSSVRTEIYPMVADAQFKFCCGEYPVAGSFALAMLFECLEMHGCVPEFIELARPTGK
- a CDS encoding carboxypeptidase-like regulatory domain-containing protein; translated protein: MYRLLAILCFLAPLPGVAQTLKGRVTEKGSGQPLYPVTVVNLSTQKSTYSNPEGYFTIQAVAGDKVAFSYIGYKAAQYQMPISVGVYTADINLEAISYRLQEVILMPDYTQYQIDSIENVKTYRPFLSRSKSSVLGSPFSFVAEKFNKRSKQIFKFQKKFNQWEDARFIDTRYTPELVAEMTGMQGDSLGHFMNAYPMPYDYARAATDLEMKMWIRYHYREWLKVIDSTGIPRINDSLVEQIKE
- the kbl gene encoding glycine C-acetyltransferase, with amino-acid sequence MSSPSFYTRLQSELKEIEDAGLYKKERFIESEQGAEITVNGKQVLNFCANNYLGLSSHPKVIEAAHKTIDSRGYGMSSVRFICGTQDIHKELEEKISKFVGAEDTILYVACFDANGGVFEPLLNDQDVIISDELNHASIIDGVRLCKAQRARYRHNNMAELEEQLKAYTGARTRLIVTDSVFSMDGTIAQLDKICDLADKYDALVMIDESHSSGFMGKTGRGVHELCGVMDRIDIITGTLGKALGGASGGFTSGKKEIIDMLRQRSRPYLFSNTVAPSVVGATIAVLDMLSETTELRDRLEENTIYFREQMTAAGFDIKPGTHPIAPIMLYDAVLAQKMAAQLLDEGIYVIGFFYPVVPKGQARIRVQISAAHTREHLDKAIAAFTKVGWELGAIK